In Bacteroidales bacterium, the sequence CCTCCCTGTCCATCAACCAATGGAGGTATTGCCAACAAGAAAGTAAGCGGCTTGCCTCCGGGAACCTATTACATGATCGTGTATGCTCATTCCCAGAATGTGAAATTGGACAGCACGGTAACAACTACCATTCAGGGAGTTCCGGCGAAAACAGAATATAATCTTGGCGAGAAAACAACTTCATTTACTTATAGCCATACCCAGAATACGGAAGAATGTTTTAACATGTACACGATGCATTCAACCTGCGCCAATGACGTTTTTTACAAGTTTACGCTGACAAAACCCATGGAGGTTATCATTTCCCACTGCGGTTCGCAGGTGTCGGATACTTATCTGCACCTGCTGGATGCTTCCGGCAACAGAATAGTCTATAACGATAACTACATGGGAATTGGACGTTGTGTACCGGTTACCCATGCGTATTTGGAACTCAATCTGGAAGCGGGAACTTATTATGCGGTTTCGGAAGGATACGGGAACGGGAATATCACGACTACCATAACGGGAACCAAAGTGGGTAGCGACGACCAAAATTACGTGCATACCCGAACAATGACTAATGAAAACGGAACAGCCTATCTGGACGAAATCCGCTATTTCGACGGATTGGGACGTCCGGTTGAAACCGTACAGAAAGGAATCACACCCACCAAAGCCGATCTGGTCACTTACCTGGAGTACGACGCCTTCGGGCGGGAGAGCAAGTCGTGGCTGCCTGTCAGGGTGGAAAACAACAGGGGAGCCTTTGTCAGTTTCGCGGATTTTCAAACCGGCGCTTCAAATACCTACAATAATACGACTTATAATTCCGCTTCAGATGCCGAGCCTTATTCCTACCCGGTATACGAACCTTCTCCCCTGAACCGGATTGTACAACAGTTTGGGGCGGGAAAGAACTGGCACATAAACAATAAACCGGTCAATACATCCTACCTGACCAACAGCGCCAATTTTTGTCCGCGCTATACGGTCAGCGACAACAAGACGAGCGCCGGCATTACCCGTTCGGGCTATTATGCAGCCAATGAACTGTATGTGACGAAAATAAACGATGAGGAAGGAAATACTTCCTACGAGGCTAAAGACAAACTGGGACAGGTCGTCTATACCCGACAGGTTAACGGTTCTGAAATCCTGCACACTTGCTATGTTTATGACAGTTTCGGTAATCTCCGGGCGGTACTGCCCCCCCTGGCTGTGGATAAGTTTACTTCCGGTTCCTGGACGGAAAGTACGCAACTGTTTAAGGATTATGCTTATGCTTACAAGTACGACGGACGCAACCGCTGCATCGCCAAAAAGATTCCGGGCGCTGAGTGGGTGTATTATGTGTATGACAGGGCTGACCGGCTAATCTTTACCCAGAACGGGGAACAGCGCAAAACGGGAGAATGGTCGTTTTCTATTCCGGACATCTTTGGACGGGTTGTGTTGACCGGCATCTGTAAAAATACACTGTCCTACACGGGAAATCCTTTGGATGGAGTTGCGGTCAAGGCTGAACGTAACAATACGAGCAACACTTATAAAGGCTACACTTTAAGCGGGGTAACGTTAGATTCGTTCACCGTGTTGACCGTCAATTACTACGACGATTACAAGTTTATGGGTTACAACGGTATTCCGATAAAAACGGACAGCGATTTCGGGTACGAAGCGGTTTCCGGCTATGGGCAGCAGTATGCAGGTACAGGCGGCTACGAACACAAAGGTTTATTGACCGGAACCCAGGTAGCCTACAATAGAGAGCTGTACGCGGTGGCGGTTCCCGGTTCGGCGATACTTGCCGGGGACGTAGCCCCGTTTGCCGCCAATTTCGAAACGCAGGTTGCATCAACCCTGCCCAAGACCAAATACTACGAAGAGGCCGTACCGCAAAAAGCGATGGCTACGGCCACCCCGTCAATTCCATCCGGTGAGTCGTCGTTATATAAAATTGATCCGAATTGGGCTTATTTGGCTACGGTGATGTATTACGACTACAAAGGGCAAGTGATTCAATCGAAATCCCACAATCACCTGGGAGGCGTGGAAAAGGAATACGTCGCCTACAACTTCACCGGGCAACCGACCCAAAGGAAGCAGGTACATTCGGCTAAGGATAAAGCCACTCAAACCGAAGCCCGTACTTATGCATACGACCATGCCGGGCGACTGACCCAAACAAAATATACCTTGAACAACGGTGTCCGGATAGTACCGGTAAACAATACCTACGACGAACTGGGACGGTTGAAAACAACCAAACCCTATAGCCAGGGCAAACTCCTAAGCACCTACAGCTATAATATCCGCTCGTGGCAGACGAGAATGGATAACAATCAGTTTGGCGAATCGTTAAGCTATTCCTACAACGGAAACATAAGCGATATGAGTTGGTTTCAGGACGGTTACCGTCAGAGTTATCATTTTAGTTACGACAATCTCTCCCGTCTCTGTACGGCGGCTTTTACTGGTTTCAACGGAGAAAAATATGGTACGGGCTACAGTTACGACAAGCATGGAAATACAACTTCTTTATATCGTTACGGGTCGGTTATTCCTGCGCTTGGCGCTTATGCGTATATCGATCGTCTGACAATGAACTACGGGAACAGCAATCAATTGCGCAATATCAACGATTCTGGGGAAAACGTTTTCACCAATCCTTCGGATTTCAAGGACTATAAGAAAGGCAGTGGCGTGGAATATGCCTATAATGCTAACGGCGCCATGACGCAGGATATGAACAAAGGCATTTCCGAAATTCAATACAACCGCCTGAATTTGCCGCAACGGATTGATATAAAAAGTCCGGTAGCCGAAGCACGAAATGAATATACCTATACGGCTGCGGGAACAAAACTGAAAGTGGTTCACCGGTGGAATCCGGCTTATTCTAACAGTCCGGTTGTCGGTTCCGCTGTCGATGCTGGTTCGCTGACGGAAGTGAAAACGGTTGATTACGTTGGCAATAAAATCTACACGAACGGCGTACTTGAAAAGATACTGATAGAAAACGGTTATTACGAAAACGGAAAGTATTACTTCTACATCCGCGACCATTTGGGCAACAACCGCATCGTGGCGGACCAGTCGGGCAACAACGTGATACAAAGCACACAATACTACCCGTTCGGGATGGTTATGGTGGAAACGAACCGGGAGAAACAGGCATTCAAGTTCGGGGGCAAGGAACTGGATATGATGAACGGACTGAATTTGTATGATTTCGTGGCACGAGGGTATGATCCGGTAACGGGACGGTTCCTGACTCCCGATCCGTTATGTGAAAAGTATTACAGTATCAGTTCGTATGCGTATTGCTTGAATAACCCTGTGAAATTTATTGATCCGGATGGCAAGTCAACATACACACGAATGAATGATGATGGCACCTATACTGTTGTC encodes:
- a CDS encoding RHS repeat-associated core domain-containing protein, translated to MKRVIAIIIFLVIFSKALYPQSDLSWIIDAGTKSDAFSYSDTQKLADCMPQSVSAGSGLTKFMLYPYQFTLTKRMDITIDNCGSSTNIPSTEIRLVSASAGKVEFDNIYIPPCPSTNGGIANKKVSGLPPGTYYMIVYAHSQNVKLDSTVTTTIQGVPAKTEYNLGEKTTSFTYSHTQNTEECFNMYTMHSTCANDVFYKFTLTKPMEVIISHCGSQVSDTYLHLLDASGNRIVYNDNYMGIGRCVPVTHAYLELNLEAGTYYAVSEGYGNGNITTTITGTKVGSDDQNYVHTRTMTNENGTAYLDEIRYFDGLGRPVETVQKGITPTKADLVTYLEYDAFGRESKSWLPVRVENNRGAFVSFADFQTGASNTYNNTTYNSASDAEPYSYPVYEPSPLNRIVQQFGAGKNWHINNKPVNTSYLTNSANFCPRYTVSDNKTSAGITRSGYYAANELYVTKINDEEGNTSYEAKDKLGQVVYTRQVNGSEILHTCYVYDSFGNLRAVLPPLAVDKFTSGSWTESTQLFKDYAYAYKYDGRNRCIAKKIPGAEWVYYVYDRADRLIFTQNGEQRKTGEWSFSIPDIFGRVVLTGICKNTLSYTGNPLDGVAVKAERNNTSNTYKGYTLSGVTLDSFTVLTVNYYDDYKFMGYNGIPIKTDSDFGYEAVSGYGQQYAGTGGYEHKGLLTGTQVAYNRELYAVAVPGSAILAGDVAPFAANFETQVASTLPKTKYYEEAVPQKAMATATPSIPSGESSLYKIDPNWAYLATVMYYDYKGQVIQSKSHNHLGGVEKEYVAYNFTGQPTQRKQVHSAKDKATQTEARTYAYDHAGRLTQTKYTLNNGVRIVPVNNTYDELGRLKTTKPYSQGKLLSTYSYNIRSWQTRMDNNQFGESLSYSYNGNISDMSWFQDGYRQSYHFSYDNLSRLCTAAFTGFNGEKYGTGYSYDKHGNTTSLYRYGSVIPALGAYAYIDRLTMNYGNSNQLRNINDSGENVFTNPSDFKDYKKGSGVEYAYNANGAMTQDMNKGISEIQYNRLNLPQRIDIKSPVAEARNEYTYTAAGTKLKVVHRWNPAYSNSPVVGSAVDAGSLTEVKTVDYVGNKIYTNGVLEKILIENGYYENGKYYFYIRDHLGNNRIVADQSGNNVIQSTQYYPFGMVMVETNREKQAFKFGGKELDMMNGLNLYDFVARGYDPVTGRFLTPDPLCEKYYSISSYAYCLNNPVKFIDPDGKSTYTRMNDDGTYTVVGGKIDGDKSIYVLFGVNKPMGFLGESLTEYSFFDDHGNPVIGAVIDPEDHTGEIFLNREIINTPLGLFQYMWNATGEKYYDFKHRGINERSEKMSENQYRYRGMPLNGVTSVVGNRGEGIKIYASARDVGNVAAGYMAGRNGLLWEEARTGFDLLETLQHYLWPTKEGQPTQQAEKIGYDNGYPAYWHK